The Nostoc sp. NIES-3756 DNA window ATATTCCAGCATTTCTTAACTGCGTCAACATCCTATCCACCCGATATACATCCTCATCTACATCTTCTAAAAATAAAATTCTATTTTGCCAAGTTGGTAAATATGGTGAACCAAGCATTGCACTTAAAACCGATAAGTTACCCCCTACTAATTTACCCTTGGCTTTTCCTGTTACTATTGTCTGCACCTTTCCTTCAGGGGAATTAGTATTTTTTAATGTTACTGCTTCCCCATTAAATAAAATGCGCTTGAAATAATCCAACATAAAGGGAGTCCAAGTAGATGTAGCTACAGGGCCGTGAAAAGTCATAATTCGACTCCGGGCATTAATAGCTAATAATAAGGAAGTAATATCACTATAACCCATGAGAATTTTCGCATGGGAACGAATTAAGGGGTAATTGAGCAAGGGTAAAATGCGATTACAACCCCAACCGCCACGCATAGCTAAAATTGCTTTCACAGAATCATCAGCAAACATATCATTGACATCTTGAGCGCGATCGCCATCTTTACCCGCTAAGTAACCATAACGGTCTAAAATATGCTTGCCGAACTTAGCTTTTAACCCCAAGTTAGTCAAATATTGCTGGACTACTTCTATATATCGAGGTTCAAAAATACCAGCAGGCGCAATTAATCCCACCGTATCGCCAAATTCTAAGCGTGGTGGTTTGATAATAGTATTTGGTGACTGACCTTGAGCAGTAATTAGAGGAATCTGGCTAGATAAAGTAGCTAAACCACAAGTTTTGAGAAATTGGCGGCGCTTGAGAGTCATGCTTGGAGTGCGGAGTGTTGAGTTCTAAGTGCTGAGAAATTTTTAATTAAATTATTCCCAAGTAGAGACATTGCGTAACGCATCTGGAATTTCCCCCTGTGATAAGGGAAACTCTAATGTAGTTTCTCGATACCCTAAATATCCCGACTCTGCAAAGGATAACAGCATTCGCGCCAGTGCTACCCACACTTCTGGCTCATATTCCCAATCACGATAACGTGAGGCTCTACCAGCAATTGAACGTAGCGCCCAAAAATAGGAGTTTCTCACCACAGAACCACCCTTTTTAAACTCTGGTAAGTCCTCGTGATGCAGAAACAGCACTTGATTTTCAATTTTTGCTCTCATATGCGCAATTTTAAGCGATGGCGTTCCGCCCAGCGTAGCTGATCGCTAAATACAGGAAACCACCGCAGTATAATTTAACAAAAACTAAATCGCTTTTTTACCATGATTATTGAAATCCCCCATTCCCTTTACGAAGCATGGCAATTTGAAGTTAATTTTGATGAAGGGGAAACTGGTATAGATATAGTTGATTGTGGTGTAGCTTGGATTGCTAACCACAGTCCCGATGTTTTAAATACTCCTGAGCCTGTATATCTTCAAGTTGCACAAACAGATATTTTGATTCCAGTTAAGGAATAGTATAATTTTCAGAGTCAATTAATAAGTACATTTAGCTAAAGTGTAAAAATCAAAATCTTTGAGCATTTCTAGAAATTTAAACACAGCCGGAATATGCAGAGATTGAGAAAGCATAGCTACACCCATAACTCTTTCTAACGGATTTGGCAAGCTATAAACTTGCACTCCGGGGGGAATTGGTACAGCAGCTAAACGAGGCAAAATTGCTGCTGTTAATCCCTGATTTACCATGCTCACAATCGTAGAGTCTTCTTGAATATTACTGGTAGTATTCAAAGAAGGTGCTAATTGTTTTAAATTCTGATGCAGTGATTTAGCACAAGGTAAACACGATAATATTACAGGTGAATATTTAGCAATATCTTCCCAAGTAATTTGAGAACTATTAATTTTTGCTTTTGGTGGCAGTAAAACAATGTATTCATCACGTACCATTTCCCAAGCTGTAAATTCATCGCTAGTGGGTAAATATGTAACGCCAATATCGGCGCGTCCTTCGCGTAAACAATTCTCGACTTCGATATAAGAAAGGCTTTCAATAATTGTGACCGCAACTTCGGGAAATTGGTCATGAAATTGGGCGATCGCTTTTGGTAATAGATGAGTAGCTACACTGCGAAAAGCCGCTACGCGCACATGCCCACCATGTAAGCCTTTGTGCATGTTGGCTTCTTCCTGCATCAATTCTAAGTGCTGCATTGCTTGACGAACATGATGTAAAATCCGTTCTCCGGCTGGTGTCAATACTGCACCATGACGACCTCTAGCAAATAAGGGTACACCTAATTCTTCTTCTAGAGTAGCGATCGCATAACTAACTGCTGGTTGTGTCAGTTGTAAATCTAAGGCTGCTTCACTAAAATTACCACGCTCTGCTACTGCAACTACAGCGCGAAGTTGGGAAATTTTCATAAGCAATTATTTTCTCTTATCTATAAATTCTATTTATATAAACTATACACGCGATTATTTGATTACTAATTGAGACATTGTTAAAGTTTTATTTGTTAAGCAAATCACAGAATTAATTTTATGCAAGATGACATTACTTGTCTACAATCTCAGGGCAGAGAAATGCCAAATAGTACAGTATTTAGACATAATTACGGCTGGAAAATATTACATAACATTTGGCAGAAATTAGTAAAAATCATCATATTAAATCCACAAGAAATTCAAGTTAAACAAAAAGTAGACCGTTATGGTAATCAATATTGGTACGCCTACGACCCCATAACAGGTAAATCCTTTACTTCAGGTTCACAAGCCGATATATCCATGTGGATAGAACAGGTTCATAGGAGTTATTAGTCAGTTGTCATTGGTCAATAGTCCATAGTCCATAGTTATTATTTTTCTCCTCTGCTCCTCTGCTTCCTTGTCTTCCCTCATCTCCCCCATCTTCCTTATGTAATACCCAACGTTTCAAACTGGGGGGGGATGTCAATGATACACTTTGTTTATAATCTATTAAGAAGTGTTGCGTACATGAGGAAGGTATACTTATGCGTATATTGATGCAGACAGCAGATGCAGTCGCTACAGGTGGTTATCAGTTTCCCACAGCTTTTACATTGGTGTACATAGTCGGTTTTATTGCGGCTGTAACAATTGGTTCTATTGCTTGGTATAACTCTAAACGTCCTGTAGGCTGGGAAAGCAAAGAGCGTCCTGATTTTGTACCCAAGGTAGAAAAAGAAGAAACTCCGGGTCTGGGCGAACCGAAGTCTTAATTAGTTATTAGTCATTAGTCGTTAGTCAACAGTCAACAGCTAATTTTGGACTATGGACTATGGACTTTTGACTATAGTTAATTTTGAACTTCTACCCAACGGCGGTAAAGCTGTTGGATTTGTTTCAATAGCACAGTATGGGCTGACTGGTTGGATTCATTGGACTTTGCAATGTCCTGTACTTTAGTCAGGAGGTTGGCTTCTTCGATCGCTACATCCCCATCACTATAAATTAGACCACTAATAGCCTCGATCAGATTTTCGCAGTCTTCGAGACTGGGGCGATCGCCTAAGTATTCTTGGAGCCATGTATAACATTCGTTAGGTTTGACGGCAACTAACTCATACAACCAAGGCTTAATCTCAGGATCGTTAGCCAAACCTTTCGCTTGAGCTATCTCGCGCAGGCATTGTCTTTCTTCTGGTTGGATTTTGCCATCAATCCAAGCAGCACCAATCAGAATTTTAACTAAATTTTTCACTTTGGAATCGGTGACCATCGCTGCCTCCTCTGGGAGATCCAGGCTTCTATCAAATCGTACTATCCCTGATAGTAATCATTCGGAAACGTTGGTTTTTCTTAAGCGCACCATGAAAAAGCCGTCCATGTCTTGATTGTGAGGCCAAACTTTCAACCAACCTTGGGGTGTAGTGTAGCAAGAATCAGGCGAATTAGGGCTTGGCGGCTCAATTTGCCAATCAGTATTTTCAGTGAGGAATTGTGTAATTACATCTTCATTTTCTGCCGGATGCAGTGTACAAGTGGCATAAACCAACACACCACCTGCTTTGACGAATTTTGACGTATGTGCTAATAGTTCCTGTTGCAGCGTTGAGAGTTCTTGGACTGATTCTGGTGTTTGTCGCCAGCGTGCGTCTGCGTGACGGTGCAGAGTTCCTAAGCCAGAACAAGGGGCATCTAGTAACACGCGATCAGCAGCATTGTAAAATTGCGGTAAGTTGCGACTGTCACCTGTGCAAATTTGGATTGAGTGTAAATTGAGGCGTTGGGCATTTTCTTTAAGTTTACGCAAACGCGAAGTAGTGCGATCGCACGCCCAAACCGTTCCCCTATCTTTAATTAACTCAGCAATGTGAGTTGTCTTTCCCCCTGGTGCAGCACAAGCATCAACTATCACTTCACCCGGTTGAGGGTCAAGCAAATGACCAACTAACTGTGCGCTTGCATCTTGGACAACCCACCAACCTTCCTTAAACCCCGGAAGCTGTTGAATCGAGCCAGTATTGCCGATTAATCGTAACGCTTGGCGTAAATTAGGGATGCGCCTAGCCAAAATCCCCGCAGACTTTAACGCCGCTTCCACTTCCTCTATAGAAGTACGTAAGGGGTTGATTCTTAAATCAATCGTTGGTGTTTGGTTCATCCATTCACAGAGTTTTTCCGTCTGTGCCAAACCCAACTGTTCCAACCAAACGTTTATAATCCAGTCTGGGAAGCTGTGTAAAATTCCCAACCGTTCCACCGGGTTTTCTGGTAAATTGAGCCAGTCTGGTGAAGCTTCATCAGAACGGATATACTGCCGTAATAAACCATTAACAAAACCCGTCAGTCCAGCGAAACCGTTATCTTTTGCTAGTTCAACAGTAGTATTTACAGCCGCCGAAGCGGGGATACGCTCTTGATAACGTAGTTGATATAAACCTAAATGTAAGATAGTGCGGAGTTCTTTTGGTTGCTGGTGAGATTTTTTTGTGGCGAGTTGGTCAATAATAAAATCAAGCGTGCGTTGCCTCCTGACACTACCATAAAGTAACTCTGTCACCAGACGGCGATCAATATCTGAGAGATTAGCTTTATGCAATGCTCTATCTAAAGCTACATCTGTATAAGCTCCTTTATGAACATCTCGCAGGGCGATAAAAGCTACTTGGCGGGGGTTGGTCATAGATAAAAAAGGCTATTGGCGTAATCATGGTTAAATTGGGGAATCAATTGGATAGAATTAACCGCCGATAAACGCCGATGATAAAAATTTAAAGTTTGGCTAATCCACTATTTTAGCTTTGTCCCGCCACTAAGCCATCGATTCAAACAACAAGCCTGACATATCTAATACTCTTTCAGACCAAATACCAGATTGTTCTCCAATTTCAGTAATCTTCTCTCCTTGAAATGGACTGTCATCACAAAAGCGACATTTGCGATAAAAACGCTTTCAGCATATAATAGCGAATTATGCGACAAAAACGACAGTATCAAGAAAGCAATGGTGGAGAAAACGAAAGGTTTTTAACCACTTATGAAATAGCACAGATTCTTCGGGTGAATCAGAGAACAGTGCAACGATGGATCTCATCTAATCGTTTAAAAGCGACAAAAGTAGGGCCAAAAATTTTGAGAGTCCGCAAGCAGGATTTCGATGAATTTCTCAAAGGTCAAAATCAAGGTTGTCAGGAAGAATCAGAAGCTTAGATGGCTACAGGAATACCAAGTAAACTCAAGCATAACGGTACTTCAAGGGATAGTAATAGAATATCCTTCAGGCTGGAGTATGAGGGTAAGTTAGCTGTTGAGGAAATTTTTAATATCTCACCAGCAAAGTTGAATTGCGTAATTAAGGTAGAAAAACAGCCTAATAATCGATTGATTTATGGTGAAAATCTTCGGGTTCTCAGGAGCTTGTTAAATGATGTTGATATTACTGGAAAAGTTAAATTAATTTATATTGATCCACCCTACGCAACAGGTTCTGGTTTTGAATCTAGAAAACAAAACCATGCCTATCATGATTTGATTGACGGGGCTGATTATCTAGAATTTCTCCGTCATCGGTTAATTCTACTGAGAGAGTTATTAGCTGATGATGGTTCAATATATGTACATCTAGATGAAAATATGGCTTTCCCCATCAAAATTTTGATGGACGAAATTTTTGGTTCTAAAAATTTTCGTAATTGGATTACAAGAAAAAAATGTAACCCTAAGAACTTTACTCGAAAACAATATGGAAACGTTTCAGATTATATTTTGTTCTACACAAAAACTGAAAG harbors:
- a CDS encoding S66 peptidase family protein — translated: MTLKRRQFLKTCGLATLSSQIPLITAQGQSPNTIIKPPRLEFGDTVGLIAPAGIFEPRYIEVVQQYLTNLGLKAKFGKHILDRYGYLAGKDGDRAQDVNDMFADDSVKAILAMRGGWGCNRILPLLNYPLIRSHAKILMGYSDITSLLLAINARSRIMTFHGPVATSTWTPFMLDYFKRILFNGEAVTLKNTNSPEGKVQTIVTGKAKGKLVGGNLSVLSAMLGSPYLPTWQNRILFLEDVDEDVYRVDRMLTQLRNAGILNRISGFIFGQCTDCKPSKGASFTLIEVLQDHITPLKIPAWYGSMIGHIQDKFILPIGVDVEIDSQAGTIRLLDGAVR
- a CDS encoding 16S rRNA (cytosine(967)-C(5))-methyltransferase, with the translated sequence MTNPRQVAFIALRDVHKGAYTDVALDRALHKANLSDIDRRLVTELLYGSVRRQRTLDFIIDQLATKKSHQQPKELRTILHLGLYQLRYQERIPASAAVNTTVELAKDNGFAGLTGFVNGLLRQYIRSDEASPDWLNLPENPVERLGILHSFPDWIINVWLEQLGLAQTEKLCEWMNQTPTIDLRINPLRTSIEEVEAALKSAGILARRIPNLRQALRLIGNTGSIQQLPGFKEGWWVVQDASAQLVGHLLDPQPGEVIVDACAAPGGKTTHIAELIKDRGTVWACDRTTSRLRKLKENAQRLNLHSIQICTGDSRNLPQFYNAADRVLLDAPCSGLGTLHRHADARWRQTPESVQELSTLQQELLAHTSKFVKAGGVLVYATCTLHPAENEDVITQFLTENTDWQIEPPSPNSPDSCYTTPQGWLKVWPHNQDMDGFFMVRLRKTNVSE
- a CDS encoding LysR family transcriptional regulator, with the translated sequence MKISQLRAVVAVAERGNFSEAALDLQLTQPAVSYAIATLEEELGVPLFARGRHGAVLTPAGERILHHVRQAMQHLELMQEEANMHKGLHGGHVRVAAFRSVATHLLPKAIAQFHDQFPEVAVTIIESLSYIEVENCLREGRADIGVTYLPTSDEFTAWEMVRDEYIVLLPPKAKINSSQITWEDIAKYSPVILSCLPCAKSLHQNLKQLAPSLNTTSNIQEDSTIVSMVNQGLTAAILPRLAAVPIPPGVQVYSLPNPLERVMGVAMLSQSLHIPAVFKFLEMLKDFDFYTLAKCTY
- a CDS encoding helix-turn-helix domain-containing protein yields the protein MRQKRQYQESNGGENERFLTTYEIAQILRVNQRTVQRWISSNRLKATKVGPKILRVRKQDFDEFLKGQNQGCQEESEA
- the psb35 gene encoding photosystem II assembly protein Psb35 codes for the protein MRILMQTADAVATGGYQFPTAFTLVYIVGFIAAVTIGSIAWYNSKRPVGWESKERPDFVPKVEKEETPGLGEPKS
- a CDS encoding tellurite resistance TerB family protein codes for the protein MVTDSKVKNLVKILIGAAWIDGKIQPEERQCLREIAQAKGLANDPEIKPWLYELVAVKPNECYTWLQEYLGDRPSLEDCENLIEAISGLIYSDGDVAIEEANLLTKVQDIAKSNESNQSAHTVLLKQIQQLYRRWVEVQN